Proteins co-encoded in one Nicotiana sylvestris chromosome 7, ASM39365v2, whole genome shotgun sequence genomic window:
- the LOC138872810 gene encoding uncharacterized protein — MEKDCFSFVRKCHQCKVHGDLIHALPSELHHMSAPWPFVAWGIDVIGTIETKSLNRHRFILVAIDYFTIWVEAVTFKAITKKAVVEFVHSNIIFQFGIPKTIITNNAANLNSHLMREVCKKFKITHCNSTPYRPKANGTVEATNKNIKKILRKIKVLDNGIKTEIKDDEWVKTQLEQLTMINEKWMAAVCHGQLYQQRMARAYDKKVQPRNFEVGKLVLRRIIPHHEEAKGKCSPNWKGPYIVRKLLLKRALYLGDIEGNDPKTAVNADAVKRHPASAGTSSRLRLVIMVDASKSKLLEGDNQIEVPIKANKVEKIESHVANRLGKGLKSQDTPNALKLKLEERSQK, encoded by the exons atggaaaaggattgcttcagttttgtccgcAAGTGCCATCAGTGTAAGGTacacggtgacctgattcatgcactGCCTTCAGAGTTACATCatatgtcagcaccttggccatttgttgcctggggtataGATGTTATTGGGACAATCGAGACGAAATCTTTGAATAGGCACAGATTCATCCTGgttgccattgattatttcacaatATGGGTTGAAGCAGTCACTTTCAAAGCCATCACTAAGAAAGCGGTGGTAGAATTCGTGCATTCCAACATCATTTTTCAGTTTGGTATTCCCAAAACTATCATTACAAacaatgctgcaaatttgaatagccatttgatgagggaggtatgcaaaaaatttaagattacgcattgtaactctaccccttatcggcccaaagctaatggcACTGTTGAAGCTacaaacaagaatatcaagaagatcctcaggaaaatcaaagttctagacaatggcataaaaa CCGAGATTAaggatgatgaatgggtcaagaccCAGTTAGAACAATTAACTATGATTAATGAAAAATGGATGGCCGCAGTTTGCcatgggcagttgtatcaacaaagaatggcccgtgcttacgaCAAGAAAGTGCAgcctagaaactttgaagtggggaaACTCGTTCTGAGACGTATTATACcacatcatgaggaagcaaaaggaaaatgttctccaaattggaaaggtccgTACATTGTAAGAAAACTGTTGCTGAAAAGAGCATTGTATCTGGGAgacatcgaaggaaatgatcccaAAACAGCTGTCAATGCAGAtgcggtcaaaag GCACCCAGCCTCGGCAGGTACATCGAGTCGACTTCGACTGGTCATAATGGTtgatgcttcgaaatcaaaactcttggaaggagataatcaaattgaagtgcctataaaggcaaataaAGTTGAAAAGATTGAGTCCCACGTGGCCAACCGTCTTGGCAAAGGTTTGAAAAGCCAAGATACCCCAAATGCtttgaaattgaagttggaagaaagaagccagaaataA
- the LOC138872809 gene encoding uncharacterized protein, translating into MDPLKYIFQNPMPTGRLSKWQILLTEFDNVYVTRTAMKAQALVDHPAENPVDDEYQPLSTYFLDEEVNSVEVIPEDTNAWKMFFDGAVNTKGVAIRAILILPTGQHYPATARLRFFCTNNTGEYEACIMGMNMAVDMDVEELLIMGDSDLIIWQAQGEWETRDIKIIPYKQHMEDISKRFKSVEFRYISRLHNELIDALATLAAVLSYPGNVHIDPLEIQIRKRHSYCNTVEIEPDVQPWYHDIKGF; encoded by the coding sequence atggatcctctgaagtacatatttcaaaacccaatgcccacaggaaggttgtcaaagtggcaaatcctgctcactgaGTTTGACAatgtctatgtcacccgcacggcgatGAAAGCTCAAGCCTTGGTGGATCACCCAGctgagaatccggttgatgatgaataccaaccccTGAGTACTTACTTTCTGGAcgaggaagtaaattcagttgaaGTAATtccagaagacaccaatgcttggaaaatgttctttgacggagctgtaAACACAAAAGGTGTCGCGATTAGGGCAATTTTGATTTTgcccactggtcagcactatcctgccACAGCCCGGCTTCGGTTTTTCtgtacaaacaacaccggtgaatatgaagcttgcattatgggtatgaatatggCAGTTGACATggatgtggaagaattgttaattatgggagattctgacttgattatttggcaagctcaaggtgaatgggaaactcgggacaTTAAGATTATCCCATACAAGCAACATATGGAAGATATTAGCAAACGATTCAAGTCTGTTGAATTCAGGTACATCTCTCGATTACACAATGAGTTAATTGATGCGCTAGCTACCTTGGCGGCAGTATTGTCATATCCGGGTAATGTCCATATTGACCCGTTGGAGATCCAAATTCGAAAAAGACATAGTTATTGCAATACAGTTGAAATAGAACCAGATGtccagccatggtatcatgatatcaaaggTTTTTGA